The genomic stretch CCACCACGGGATGGTCCAGCCGGCCCAGGGCACGGACCAGCTTATTTTTCAGGGTCAGGTAATTCAGTTTTTTCCAGTGCAGGGTGTCCAGCGCCGCTATCAGCAGGGGCGCATCTGCAGCATCAAAGGGAACAGTACCAAACTCCTTAATGGCCCGCCGGGCTATCAGGGTATCCCTGCTGAGCAGCTCCTCCAGCACCATGGCTGATTTGGATTGGAAAAGGGAATATAGGGCCAGTGTATCCGCCGGCCGGAAACTGCTGAAGAAATCATTGACAAAACTGCTATAGCGGGTAACTGTATCTGCAAGGGTGGACAATAGGAAGAACCGGGACCCTTTATGCAGCATCCTGAAGCGCAGGAGCCGGCTGCTACCGGTATCGGACACCTGAATATCCTGTACATTGTAACCATTGTCCAGCGTGGAAAATTCCCTGGACCGCAGTACGAAAGCACTGTCTGCATTGATATCACGCTCAAACATTTTATTCCACCAGTCGGCACTGTCTTTTTTATACGTATACCTCGACAGGCTGCTATGGACCACAAAAATACTTTCACCGGTAGTATCCTGACTGACGGTCAGGGTTTCAAAACGGGGATCCTCCTTTTTTTCAGGATCTTCCTCAAAGCTCATATATTCAGGAATGGACAATCCCGCGATAAGCGGCTGCTCCGCTTCCGGAACCTCCAGGCGCACAGACGACCTGACGGAAAAGCCCATACCAGGATGGGACAGCTCCTGCGCCGCAGGATACTGGTAAGGTATCAGCGCAAAAGAGTTGAAGAACCGATCAATGCCGGGATTCTCCCGGCTATACCTGGCCACCAGCACAAAATAGGCCGCTCCCCGGACCATAAAACGTACTTTGGTCAGGGCGCTGTCGGTATGTTTATACACCACTTCCAGTGCGGGTAAACCCTGGACCAGCAAAAAACGACGGCTAAGCGCGCGATCAATATATTCAGTGCTGGCATAACTCTCCTCCATCAGGTTCAACAAAAAGCTATCTGTTTCCAGTTGACTGTATTGGTGCAGACTGGCCTTCATGACCAGGAAACTGGTCCCTTCTTTTTTGTCCACCGCAGCATATTCCAGCCTGTCCTTCCCCGTATTGTTATCCCGTAAAAAGGCAGGTGTATGCGGCAGCTGTATGGAAAACCCACCGGTAGGCGGCTGCCAGCTGACCCAATCGGGACTACCGTACTCTTTCAGGCGGACAGAGCCAAAGAACCTACCGGCATCCGGGCTGCGGGTAATATAATTGCCCACGCCGCTCATCTTGAAAACAACCACTTCAAAAGGAGTGACAAAAACCTGGTATTGCTGGTAATCGCCCCGGCGGGTTTGCGCCAGGATATCCAGTCCCGGGTAACCATTCCTGGTGATGGGCGTCTTCTTCCGGATCTTACCCGGAATATATTCATAGAGCCAGTGGTCTATCTTGTCCAGCAGGGCTGCATTGCTATGCCCCCAAAGACTGCTGTTGGTCTTGATGCGGGTGACCAGGTAATAGGTCCCGTTGACCATATCCGCATACTGTACCACCTGCATGCCGCTCCAGTCCGTGAAATGATAGAATTTATTACCGGGGATGGCTACTTTGTACAGGCCGTCGGCAGCCGTCTGCGACTGGAAAATATGGTCTACCCGCAGCCGCTCAATGGACTCTTTCTGGCTGCTGTTGCGGTTGTCCATGAACACGGGCCTGACGGTATAGCCCATCTGCCGCAGCAGGGCAATCACTCCCCGCGGCCCCGGCAGGTGGGCGGCGCCTACGCCCACAAAAAGGGAAGAGCGGCGCATGATGGAATCCATACTGGCAGCCTGGATCTCGTTGCGCCTGTACAGGAATTTTTCCCGGAAGCTTTCAGAGCGCATATTGATGGTTTCCAGGGAATCCAGCAGGTCCAGATCACCCTTACGATAGGCATCCTCAATCAGCCTGGGATTATTATACACCTGCTGTTCTATGTCATAATAATATCGCCGCCTGTTCTTCTGCTCCTTCCGCATATCCCGGTAGGCTTCCACCAGCAGTCTTTCACTCTCCACGAAGCTCTCCACACCACTTACCTTTTTACCCAGTTTGCGCCCCACCTGGAATATGTACATATCCAGGAAAGTATCTTCCTCAAAATCGCTGGTCTCCCCATACGTTCTGTACAGGAGATTATTGACCATGGAAGGTTCCATGGACAGGGCAGCTTTCACCAGTTCCTCATAGCTGTCGATGGCAAAGCTGCTGGTATACATTTTATCGTCCGGCGCTCCTTTCACCATATTGATGGTTGAAGGGGTATACGCATTCTTCCTGCCACTGTTCCGGGCTGGATTGAAGAGGGTTGATCTGCTGTAATCCTCCTGCCAGGTTTCGGGATTGGTTTCCAGCGCCACTACTTCCGCATTGCGGATAGCGTTATAAAAGGAATCGCCCAGGTGAAAAGCCAGCTTATCACTGACATGCATGGTGCCAAACAGGTAGGAAGGCTTTTTCATGCCTTTGCCCGTGATACGCCAGAGCAGACTGGGGTAATTTTTACCCCTGGCAGTGGCAGGGCGGGCAGGTTCGCCGGGAAGAACAGGTTGCTGTGCTACAGTTGCAGAAGCCAGTCCGAGGAGTATAAACAGGAGGATACAGGTGCTTCGGTTCATAGAAGGAAATATATTTAAAAATATGGCCAGCCACACGCCGTATCATTTTTTTTATTATTTTCGGAAATTCGCATACCTTTGCACGCTCGAAAAAGCGCTCAACATGTTATCAAACCTGGTGCCGTAAGACCTCGTTTGTACCGGAATCCCCGATGTACCCGTTCTTACTCCCTTGTTGGTATCATGTGGCACACTATAAAAAATAATTCGCTACATGAAACTTTCACAGTTCAGATTCGATCTTCCTCTCAATCTTATTGCCCAGCACCCTACAAAGAAACGTGAAGATGCACGCCTGATGGTTGTTCACCGTCAGACCGGTAACATCGAGAACAAGTATTTCCGTGATATCATGGATTACTTTGACGATAAGGACGTTTTTGTAGTCAACAATACCAAGGTATTCCCGGCCCGTATGTATGGCCGCAAGGAAAAGACCGGCGCCAAGATCGAGGTATTCCTGCTCCGCGAACTGAACAAGCCCAACCGTCTCTGGGACGTGATCGTTGATCCCGCCCGTAAGATCCGGGTAGGTAACAAACTCTATTTTGGGGAAAATGACGAGCTGGTAGCAGAAGTGATAGACAACACCACTTCCCGCGGCCGTACCATCCGCTTCCTCTGGGATGGCACCGATGAAGAGTTCCGCCAGATGCTGGAATTCCTGGGTGAAACACCCCTGCCCAAATACATCAAACGCAAACCCGAAGCAGAAGATAAAGAAAGGTACCAGACTGTTTACGCCAAACATGAAGGTGCTGTAGCAGCGCCCACTGCCGGTCTCCACTTCAGCATTGAGCTGATCAAAAGGCTGGAGATCAAAGGCATCCGCTTTGCCGAAGTAACGCTGCATACCGGTCTCGGTACTTTCCGCCCCATTGAGGTGGAAGACCTCAGCAAACACAAGATGGATGCTGAATACTACCGGATAGAAGACAATGCCTGCAAAGTGGTGAACAAAGCCATCCAGGGCGGCAACAGGATCTGCTCCGTTGGCACCACTACCATGCGCGCCATTGAGTCCTCCTATACCGCCGAGAAACTGCTGAAACCTTCCGAAGGCTGGACCAATATTTTCATCCACCCGCCTTACCAGTTCAATATTGCAGATGCCCTGGTGACCAACCTGCACCTGCCCAAGACCAGCCTGCTGATCATGACCTGCGCTTTTGCCGGTTACGACCTGGCCATGGAAGCCTATAAAAAAGCGATCAAGGACAAATACCGTTTCTTCAGCTACGGCGACGCCATGCTGGTAATCTAACCCATGAGCAAACAGAAAATACGGATACTGGAAACCATCCGCCAGGGTCAGGTAGGTGGCGGCGAAAGCCATTTGCTGAGCCTGGTGGAGAACCTGGACAGGGACCGGTATGAGCCTGTGGTATTATCCTTCACCGAAGGGCCCATGGTTGACCGCCTTAAAAGCATGGGCATCCAGACCCAGGTGATCTTTACCGAAAAACCCTTTGATATCAGCAAATGGGGAAAGGTAAAGCAGTTCATCCGCAGTAACCGTATTTCACTGGTCCATGCCCATGGCACCCGCGCCAACAGCAACGTGTTCTGGGCCACCAAACAACTGGGCCTGCCACTGGTCTATACCGTCCATGGCTGGTCCTTTCATGATGATCAGCAGCCCCTGATCCGGAAGGTCCGGGTCATGGGCGAAAAGCTGCTCACCCGCCGCTCCGACGTCAATATCTCCGTGTCCGCTTCCAACCAGCAGACCGGTAAAAAATATTTCTCCAGCTTTCAGTCTACCGTGATCAATAACGGGATCGATCTCCGCAAATTTGATCCCGCCCGTTCCTTTGCCAATATCCGGCAGGAGCTGAACATCCCGGCTGACAGCACCCTGGTGCTGTTTGTAGCGCGCTTTATTCACCAGAAGCAGCCGCTGAAGCTGATTGCCGCCTTTATCAAAGCCCTGGCGCAAAGGCCGGACCTCCGCCTCCTGATGGTGGGTGATGGCGATCAGAAAGCCCAGGCCCAGCAAATGGTGGAGCAGGCCGGCATCACCGGTAAGGTGATCTTCCAGCCCTTCCGTGCGGACGTTCCGGACGTGCTGGCCGCCGCCGATATTTTTGTCCTCCCCTCGCTCTGGGAAGGCCTGCCCATCGGGCTGCTGGAAGCCATGGCCATGGGTAAAGCCATCATCGGCACCCAGGTGGACGGCACTTCTGAAGTGATCCGGGCCGGACAGAACGGCCTGCTGATCCCTACGGCCAACCTGGAAGAAGACCTGGCCGCCGCCATCCTGCAACTGGCCGCCGATCCCGCCGCCCGGCAGCAGCTGGGCCAGCAGGCCCGCGCTACTATCAGCAGCGGCTACAGCGCCGCCAATATGACCCATGAAATAGAGACCATCTATGAACGGCTGCTGACGCAGTATGCAAAATAAAAAGCCCCGCCTTCCGGGGAAGACAGGGCCAGGTATATATTGAGCGTGAATTGTTTTATCTCCTCCTGAATTCAAAAATATAGGTCCTGTTACCATCGTAGATATAGGCTTTGAACCGGTTGGTGCTGACAAACAGGATCTCATCAAAATATTCAAAGCGGGTATCCCGGTTGCCAAAGTCCACTACGTTGACACGGAGGTTGCGCACAAGGCGGCTGTCGCACTGCTGGTTGCCGTTCTCATCCACGTAGCAGTCGGGGATATTCTGGCGGCGGATGGACCAGTCGCCCTCATAATAGCCGCCATAGCCGTCCTCCCAGGACATCCGGCCTGAGCCATAGAAGGTGAAGAGGCCGCCGTCAAAAGCAATATTGGTACTGCCCCTGCCAATTTTTTTGACATTGGTCAGTTCCCAGGCGCCTTCAATGCGATCTTCATATGGTTTAAGAACATCTTTACTGCAGGAGCTGGATCCAACAGCAACAAAGAGGAGTAAAATGAAGGAGTATAGCTGTTTCATACAAATGGGTTTTATACAGGTATGACTCCAAACCTAATGCCTTAGTTACTTTTGTAAAAGCCGGGAAAGGGCCATTTAACTTAATATTCTGTAAAAGGTTTGCGGCTGGCCAATTAAACGATAAATTTGATAAGTGGCGCAGGAACGATTGCCTGCCGGCGTCAAAAAAAACGGTTCTGCCAGCCCCGGCCAATGGTTCCCAAAAATCACCCGCCACACCAGTAAAGGACGCTATCAAACTAACGAACTATAACAACCGAAACAATGAAACAGTTCCTTTTCCTGCTTGCACTGGCTGGTCTTTCCAGCCCGCTCTCCGCCCAGACCACCATCCCATTGTACGATCATATTCCCAACTCCCTTCCTGGCGCTAACGAAGAACGTTCCCAGACGGACGCCAATGGCATCACCCGTATCTCCGCCATCAGCCAGCCCACCCTGGAGATCTACCTGCCGCCCAAAGAAAAAGCCACCGGTACTGCCGTGGTGATCATTCCCGGTGGCGGCTATTCCATTGTAGCTTATTCTCATGAGGGCACCGATGTAGCTAAAAAATTCAATGAAATGGGCATCGCCGCCTTTGTGCTGAAGTACCGGCTGCCGGAAGATAAGCTCATGCCCGATCGCTCCATCGGTCCTGTTCAGGACGCCCAGCGCGCTATCCAGCTGGTCCGGGAACGCGCCGCCGAATGGCAGGTAAACCCTGAAAAAGTAGGTATCATGGGCTTCTCCGCCGGTGGTCACCTGGCTTCTACCGCCGGCACCCATTTCACCCATCATTATATTGAGGTTCCGAAGAAGACCAATCTGCGGCCCGACTTTATGCTGCTCATCTATCCCGTGATCAGTTTCCGGGACAGCATCACCCATATGGGCTCCCGCAACCGCCTGATCGGCGAACACCCGGCAGCTGAAAAGATCAAAGCATTTTCCAATGATGAGCAGGTCACCCGCCAGACACCACCCACTTTCCTGGTGCATGCCCGGGACGATAAAGCCGTGCCTGTAGCCAACAGTGAACGGTTTTATGCCGCCCTGCAAAAGCATAAGATACCGGCACAGCTCTACCTGTATGAACAGGGCGGCCATGGCTTTGGTATGAACAATAAGACCAGCGAAGTGAAATGGATGGAACTGGTTCAGACCTGGCTGAAGGAACAGCGCTTCCTGTAAGCCTACCGAAGCTTTTGCTGCACCTGCTGGAATGCCGAGATGAACATTTTGAATTTATGATCGGTCTTGGACCAGGCGATCCGTTCCGTTTGCATAAAATGGAGTAGTTTGTCGTACGCTGCCTGCTGGTCCTCCTCATCAAAGAAACAGGCTTTCCATTCATCCGGCCAGTTTTCAAAAGGCACCAGCTCAAAGCCGTTGCCATACATTTTCAATGGCCCGCGCAGGCTGCGCACGTCCAGGGAATTCTTACCGGTCTTCAGGCCCCAGTCAAAATATTTCTCCCAGTACCTGAAATGATTTTTAAGGCGGTCCACAATTTCTTCGGCTGTTTCCTTTTTCACCGGCGGAATACGCCAGCGGTTATTCTCCATGGTAAATGGATCATTGATATCGTCTTTATAGGGGCTTACGGTACCTTCAAAATAATTGACCGATTTATCCTCATTGGCGGGCTCCAGGTCCAGCGCCATTTCCTTCTCCCCTATTTTGTGTACGTAAATTCGCCTGGCTTTACCTTTAACATTTTTCAGTACAATGTATTTACCATCCACTGACCATTCCCCATAGTCAATACTGCCCATATAGCTGGTGTACCTGGTATCTTTCTGGAGATTGATAAAATAAGTTGGGTCAAGAACAGGATCGGCAGCGCTGCCCGTAGGCCTCGTACCGGCATTTTCCTGGTAGGTATAGAACCAGCATTTGCTCAATTGGGCTTTTTTATCGGTACAGGCGGCTGAAAAAGTTATTACTGTCAGCAGGAGGGCGAGATAAGGGATATGCTTCATGTCAGGGGTTTGCAGACACAAATAAAACGAACCGCCGGGAAAATAACAAATCAGCCCCGGGATCAGCAAAGCATTGGGTTGCGTATCCCCCGGAAATAGCGCCGGGTCCTTTATGGCAGCACAGCCGGCTCCCGGTAATCCCAGGGCAATAGATGAGCAACTTTTTCGCTCCAGCCCCAGTATTCTGAGAGGATCAGGTTCTGCGGCGGCTGGTAGCCGCCATTGCGCTGGATGGTCACCGGCTGCTCTTCCAGCAGGGACAGCACCGAGCGCTGGAACCAGGGCTTGCGGCCTTGTTTGATATAGTGCAGGTATTCTGTTTCCTCCCTGGAATTGATGGCTGTGACCTGTAAGTAATCCTGGAAGAAAAGGACTTTGGAAGAATCATTCCGCGTGACCAGTAAGCTATCGGCCGTCATGAAGGGACGACTCACCACCGACAATGAATCCCCCGGGTGGGCAGGGTCCGGCGCCTTGCGCATCCGCTGTACTTCAAACCCTTCCTTCTTTAACCGGTCGGCATAGAGGCTGCGCATAAAATGCATCAGCGAGCCGCGGTATACTTCCTGCCGCCGTTGCAGCAGGCGGGCGGGCGGCTTTTTCTGGCCGGCCGTCAGGTCCTCAAACAGGGTATATCCCCAGAACAGCTGGGAGCGGGTATTCCAGTTATGCACAAACATTTCCAGCTGGTACTGGATCCGGTAGCCCAGGACCTTGTTCTCAATGATCAGGGGCTCGTCTGCATACACTTCCAGTGTTTTAGCAGCCTTGTTATGACGGAAGCGGAGGACTTTATAATTTTTGATCACGCAGTTTTCTGCGGCCTTGGAATTGCCAATGAAGTTCTCCCGGAAAAAACGGCCCCAGATCCGCCAGCCGTCTTTCAGGAACGGCGATACCGTCACCGTTTCCAGCTCCATGGGTTTGGGGGATAATTCCATGTCCAGGTTCAGCGGCAGATCGGCCGCGGTAAACTGGTGTACCCGGGTGGTATACCCTACGGAAGAGAACACCAGCTCGTAGGCACCGTACGGAAGGTCCTGTAAACGGTAATGCCCGTCCGAATCCGTCATGGTCCCTTTGGATGTACCATTGAGGAACACACTCACGTTAGGAAGGGGCAAACCCGTACCTGCACTGGTCACCAACCCGGAAATGTTTTTCACAGACTGCCCCAGGCTGACCGATGACACAGTCAGGCATAGAAAAAGGTAGATATACTTCATCAGCGCTTTTTAAGTTTCATGCGCTGCTGAATAAGCTTTTTTACTCCAGATTAAACATTCCCTTATTCAACAACTGCAAGGTCTGCGTTTTGTACGATGACGGCACCAGGATGCTCACGTTGTGCCGGCTACCACCATAACTAACCATTCTCACAGGTATTGGAGTCAAAGCTTCGAATAATTTATGCAGGACATTGGGTGTTTCAGCAATTTCGTTGCCTACCACAGAAATGATAGTGTGGTTATCTTCCACCTCAATTGTTCCGAAGGGTTCCAGTTCTTTCACAATGGCCTGAAGCTGTGCGGCACTGTCAATGGTAACAGAAACAGCCACTTCGGAAGTGGTGATCATATCTATCGGCGTGCGGTATTTTTCAAATACCTCGAAGATCTTACGGAGGAAACCGAAGGCCAGGAGCATGCGGCTGCTCTTGATATTGATGGCAATAATACCATCCTTGGCGGCCACGGCTTTGGCGCCTACGGAGCCAGCTTCCTGCATGATAACGGTACCGTGCGCCTCAGGCTGCATGGTATTGAGCAGTTTTACCGGCACTTTCTGCTGCTGGGCAGGCCAGATACAGGTGGGGTGCAGGATCTTGGCGCCAAAATAGGCCAGCTCGGCAGCTTCTTCAAAGCTGAGCTGTTCAATGGGCAACGTCTTTTTCACCACACGGGGGTCATTGTTGTGCATGCCGTCAATATCCGTCCAGATCTCGCACACGGAAGCATTGCAGGCGGCCGCCACCAGGGATGCCGTATAATCACTGCCACCCCTTTTCAGGTTGTCCACTTCGCCACGGGCGTTGCGACAGATATATCCCTGGGTGATGAATAATCTTTTATCCTTATGCAGGTCCAGCTGGTGCTGCAGTTTGGGACGGATGCTGCTGAGCTGCGGTTCATCCTGGATATCAATGCTCATGAATTCCAGGGCGGGCAGCAGGGCATGGTCCACGCCATTTTCGGTCAGGTATACACTGAAGAGCTTGGTAGACAACAGTTCACCCTGGGCCAGGATATCCTTGCTCAGCGCTTCACTGAAGGAGATCTTCAGGATGATATTGAGAAATTCAAAGTGTTCAGCTACAATTTGCTTCGCCTTTTGCAGACCGGCATCAGACTTGACCAGTTCCTTGATGAACGACTGGTAATGGGCTTCCAGCTTATCGATCTGTGCCTTGGCTTCCTCACGGTTACCGGCAGCCATGGCGTCTCCAATGGAGACCAGCGCATTGGTGGTACCGCTAAGGGCGCTCAATACAACAATTGTGGGTTCCGGATCTTTGGTGATCAGTTGGGCCACCTGGTGCATACGTTCCGGCTTGCCTACGGACGTGCCGCCGAACTTCATAATTTTCATATCTGTAATATACCCTGGTCTTTTACGGGCAGGCGCAAAGATAAAGGTTGGAACTATATGATGGTCCACCCCCTGGAAATATACAAGGGCCTATCGGGAAACCCCTATCAATTCAATGTTGCATCATTAAAGATCAATGTGTTGGGAAAGGCAGTTCCAGCTTCTGCGCCAGCTGCTGCAGGTCCGTGACCACCGCGCCCAGCAGCGGTATACCCTGCCGGATGCGTACAGCCTCCATTTCCCTTTCCGGATCGCCGGGGATCAGGACGGCTTCCTCACCGGCCACGGGGCGGGCGCTGCGGAAGCGGGTGATCCATTTGTCCATATGCTGTTTGAAGTCTTCGGCAGGCCGGAAGGCGTCCACCCGCATGGCGCCGAAGAAATGGCCGATGCCATTACCGGGCATATTTTCAGGCATGGGCACATAGGCGGGGAAAGGCGGTACCCAGGGGCCGTAATTGGCGCCGCTGAGGACGGCTGAGAAGATATCCACTACTGCCCCTAATGCATAGCCTTTGTGGCTGCCGTGTTCCCGGTCGCCGCCCAGGGGCAGCAACGCACCGCCGGTCTTCAGCTCATGGGCATTGGTGGTGGGCTGGCCTTCTTTATCCTGCACCCAGCCCAGCGGGGCTTCCAGGTTCTTACGTTGCAGGATCTCCAGCTTGCCATTGGCGGCTGTGGTGGTGGCCAGGTCGGCCACAAAAGGCGGCTGCCCGCCTGCCGGGATAGCCACACAGATGGGATTGGTGCCCAGCAAACGCTCCGCCGAGAAGGTGGGCGCTACCAGGGCGCTGGCATTGGTCATGGAGATCCCGATCATGTCCTGGGCCAGGGCCATCATAGCATGATAGCCGGCAATGCCGAAGTGGTTGCTGTTCTGTACGCTCACCCAGCCAGTGCCTACCTGCCGGGCCTTGTCGATGGCCACCTGCATAGCATAGGGCGCCACCACCAGTCCCAGTCCGCTGTCCCCGTCCACTACGGCCGTGGAAGGCGTTTCATGGATGACGCGGAGCTGTGGGCGGGCATTGACCCTTTTGGCTTCCCAGAGACGCACGTATCCCGTCAGGCGGGCTACGCCGTGGGAGTCCACACCCCGGAGATCGGCAGACAATAAAACTTTGGCGGCTGTTTCCGCATCGGCATCGGGACAGCCGATGCTGCGGAAAACGGATTGGGTGAACTGTAACAGTTCTTCATAAGAGAATACTTCGGACGACATGCCGCAAAAGTAACGGTAAAAAAGGAATGCTGCCCCTTGCAGCTTAGCTGCGGTGCAACAGTGATCCCGGCAAGGGCTTGCAAAAATGGCTGCATAGCAGCAGAAGCACGTATTTCAGGGACTACCAATGCAAGGACGCCCGCTAACCCAGGCAACAAAAAACTGTTGCAGTGGTTGCAGGCTGCTGTCCACTGTTGTTTTATCGGCCATACAAAAGAGGCCAGCTCAAAAGCATGAGCTGGCCTCTTTTGTATAATGCGTTTTTAACGCAGCTTCATTTTCTCCGGATCCCA from Candidatus Pseudobacter hemicellulosilyticus encodes the following:
- the queA gene encoding tRNA preQ1(34) S-adenosylmethionine ribosyltransferase-isomerase QueA, with product MKLSQFRFDLPLNLIAQHPTKKREDARLMVVHRQTGNIENKYFRDIMDYFDDKDVFVVNNTKVFPARMYGRKEKTGAKIEVFLLRELNKPNRLWDVIVDPARKIRVGNKLYFGENDELVAEVIDNTTSRGRTIRFLWDGTDEEFRQMLEFLGETPLPKYIKRKPEAEDKERYQTVYAKHEGAVAAPTAGLHFSIELIKRLEIKGIRFAEVTLHTGLGTFRPIEVEDLSKHKMDAEYYRIEDNACKVVNKAIQGGNRICSVGTTTMRAIESSYTAEKLLKPSEGWTNIFIHPPYQFNIADALVTNLHLPKTSLLIMTCAFAGYDLAMEAYKKAIKDKYRFFSYGDAMLVI
- a CDS encoding alpha/beta hydrolase, with the translated sequence MKQFLFLLALAGLSSPLSAQTTIPLYDHIPNSLPGANEERSQTDANGITRISAISQPTLEIYLPPKEKATGTAVVIIPGGGYSIVAYSHEGTDVAKKFNEMGIAAFVLKYRLPEDKLMPDRSIGPVQDAQRAIQLVRERAAEWQVNPEKVGIMGFSAGGHLASTAGTHFTHHYIEVPKKTNLRPDFMLLIYPVISFRDSITHMGSRNRLIGEHPAAEKIKAFSNDEQVTRQTPPTFLVHARDDKAVPVANSERFYAALQKHKIPAQLYLYEQGGHGFGMNNKTSEVKWMELVQTWLKEQRFL
- a CDS encoding aspartate kinase yields the protein MKIMKFGGTSVGKPERMHQVAQLITKDPEPTIVVLSALSGTTNALVSIGDAMAAGNREEAKAQIDKLEAHYQSFIKELVKSDAGLQKAKQIVAEHFEFLNIILKISFSEALSKDILAQGELLSTKLFSVYLTENGVDHALLPALEFMSIDIQDEPQLSSIRPKLQHQLDLHKDKRLFITQGYICRNARGEVDNLKRGGSDYTASLVAAACNASVCEIWTDIDGMHNNDPRVVKKTLPIEQLSFEEAAELAYFGAKILHPTCIWPAQQQKVPVKLLNTMQPEAHGTVIMQEAGSVGAKAVAAKDGIIAINIKSSRMLLAFGFLRKIFEVFEKYRTPIDMITTSEVAVSVTIDSAAQLQAIVKELEPFGTIEVEDNHTIISVVGNEIAETPNVLHKLFEALTPIPVRMVSYGGSRHNVSILVPSSYKTQTLQLLNKGMFNLE
- a CDS encoding glycosyltransferase, coding for MSKQKIRILETIRQGQVGGGESHLLSLVENLDRDRYEPVVLSFTEGPMVDRLKSMGIQTQVIFTEKPFDISKWGKVKQFIRSNRISLVHAHGTRANSNVFWATKQLGLPLVYTVHGWSFHDDQQPLIRKVRVMGEKLLTRRSDVNISVSASNQQTGKKYFSSFQSTVINNGIDLRKFDPARSFANIRQELNIPADSTLVLFVARFIHQKQPLKLIAAFIKALAQRPDLRLLMVGDGDQKAQAQQMVEQAGITGKVIFQPFRADVPDVLAAADIFVLPSLWEGLPIGLLEAMAMGKAIIGTQVDGTSEVIRAGQNGLLIPTANLEEDLAAAILQLAADPAARQQLGQQARATISSGYSAANMTHEIETIYERLLTQYAK
- a CDS encoding Ldh family oxidoreductase; this encodes MSSEVFSYEELLQFTQSVFRSIGCPDADAETAAKVLLSADLRGVDSHGVARLTGYVRLWEAKRVNARPQLRVIHETPSTAVVDGDSGLGLVVAPYAMQVAIDKARQVGTGWVSVQNSNHFGIAGYHAMMALAQDMIGISMTNASALVAPTFSAERLLGTNPICVAIPAGGQPPFVADLATTTAANGKLEILQRKNLEAPLGWVQDKEGQPTTNAHELKTGGALLPLGGDREHGSHKGYALGAVVDIFSAVLSGANYGPWVPPFPAYVPMPENMPGNGIGHFFGAMRVDAFRPAEDFKQHMDKWITRFRSARPVAGEEAVLIPGDPEREMEAVRIRQGIPLLGAVVTDLQQLAQKLELPFPTH
- a CDS encoding carboxypeptidase-like regulatory domain-containing protein, translated to MKYIYLFLCLTVSSVSLGQSVKNISGLVTSAGTGLPLPNVSVFLNGTSKGTMTDSDGHYRLQDLPYGAYELVFSSVGYTTRVHQFTAADLPLNLDMELSPKPMELETVTVSPFLKDGWRIWGRFFRENFIGNSKAAENCVIKNYKVLRFRHNKAAKTLEVYADEPLIIENKVLGYRIQYQLEMFVHNWNTRSQLFWGYTLFEDLTAGQKKPPARLLQRRQEVYRGSLMHFMRSLYADRLKKEGFEVQRMRKAPDPAHPGDSLSVVSRPFMTADSLLVTRNDSSKVLFFQDYLQVTAINSREETEYLHYIKQGRKPWFQRSVLSLLEEQPVTIQRNGGYQPPQNLILSEYWGWSEKVAHLLPWDYREPAVLP
- a CDS encoding TraB/GumN family protein produces the protein MNRSTCILLFILLGLASATVAQQPVLPGEPARPATARGKNYPSLLWRITGKGMKKPSYLFGTMHVSDKLAFHLGDSFYNAIRNAEVVALETNPETWQEDYSRSTLFNPARNSGRKNAYTPSTINMVKGAPDDKMYTSSFAIDSYEELVKAALSMEPSMVNNLLYRTYGETSDFEEDTFLDMYIFQVGRKLGKKVSGVESFVESERLLVEAYRDMRKEQKNRRRYYYDIEQQVYNNPRLIEDAYRKGDLDLLDSLETINMRSESFREKFLYRRNEIQAASMDSIMRRSSLFVGVGAAHLPGPRGVIALLRQMGYTVRPVFMDNRNSSQKESIERLRVDHIFQSQTAADGLYKVAIPGNKFYHFTDWSGMQVVQYADMVNGTYYLVTRIKTNSSLWGHSNAALLDKIDHWLYEYIPGKIRKKTPITRNGYPGLDILAQTRRGDYQQYQVFVTPFEVVVFKMSGVGNYITRSPDAGRFFGSVRLKEYGSPDWVSWQPPTGGFSIQLPHTPAFLRDNNTGKDRLEYAAVDKKEGTSFLVMKASLHQYSQLETDSFLLNLMEESYASTEYIDRALSRRFLLVQGLPALEVVYKHTDSALTKVRFMVRGAAYFVLVARYSRENPGIDRFFNSFALIPYQYPAAQELSHPGMGFSVRSSVRLEVPEAEQPLIAGLSIPEYMSFEEDPEKKEDPRFETLTVSQDTTGESIFVVHSSLSRYTYKKDSADWWNKMFERDINADSAFVLRSREFSTLDNGYNVQDIQVSDTGSSRLLRFRMLHKGSRFFLLSTLADTVTRYSSFVNDFFSSFRPADTLALYSLFQSKSAMVLEELLSRDTLIARRAIKEFGTVPFDAADAPLLIAALDTLHWKKLNYLTLKNKLVRALGRLDHPVVVPYLKQLYWKAGDTVFLQDLVLSSMLSQRTRAAYQAYKEIMLQEPPIVLDQPYPGYYSVGALDHVDGPVVNYEDESPALDRLHDSLALTRTLFPDLLQLCNLDDYKVPVLDLLSKMVDSGYLKGKDYESYFLKLFLEGRQLLKKQRAEEARRKLQEAGRKDLAMLYANDKEVEDEEEEELESGNKLLDQYAVLLLPFREKQPGVQQFFQQLMETGDRKLLFNNMGLLLRNGVPVADTLLQSFAADDKYRSKLYAYLKKGGLLQHFPAAYRNQEAMARAYLVAGEYRKPDSLAFLEKLPAGSGLYYFFKYKPARDEDNWYIANAGLLPADKDSLDLVEEEFTGMGSVKLKSDKPVSEQLQQLLKEMMYSRHPIASNFFDTRYMEWSKEYLPEIVKARRFRD